A window of the Fulvia fulva chromosome 3, complete sequence genome harbors these coding sequences:
- a CDS encoding Mitosis inhibitor nif1, translating into MGPRPADLNVGQDRPDAFEPPRMFAHRDLPSPRAGEIPPALSPLDAFAMQSRALQRKFKEQQENGRRMSRLPPMMVQKEISNRPGYFRSMSGESKMTDLMEGDEESMPVSSHGKVPETRPTDQRPTNERPVSYYPRFSTATEPEEEEPPVPTPFFDAPGRRAQTPQQAAKAAADYFGISAPRASSPEPVDSTFVNVQAPSPNDYPSLTNSIDTISSHPRTMTIDSQRSNRSNTQTSERGLAVPQSPRWPRSPRSFQSIRSVPPDSGDEDGASTTGSHAVSSSRKFSGSSGVSRPQSPFSPWMQPVHRSPSMTSEYSMNGTQTPQRPVQNFSNFSRPMSSSGSRPSFDARPSLDGRPSLDKRPNLPLRQASGASNSTEHSSKSPLSRQASADDYDGNKDGEFSDIHTPALLEHSPSSFAFPIDKSGDDSGSHIYAKYALPRGRHIDRDSKAFRDSWIQKQFKWDMEHGASRPVQHERTHSDSPALEQAREQARERVAKAQADPRAETPDVSRPGRTVAAAPSEIRSQSVDPRALEKARQEAIHRSSPSVKTTSTDRTIKATPLHKKSPSADLTPEEHLEIGIACHESGETNKSTYHLRLAALAGQPTGMLLYAMACRHGWGMRENPEEGVRWLRKAVDITGLDVADAEEGMKSLDLAERKKRKAQFALAIYELGTSARHGWGCPKDKALAVRCFEIAGSWGDADALAEAGYCYTEGVGVKKDYKKAASFYRQAEKKGYSMAGNSWIYKEKYQDDTETQPKMPDTPKKRPGTSHSSKTEKPEERESRKDDKPAGRQRSRSIWGRSKKEKPPSLPI; encoded by the exons ATGGGTCCGCGACCCGCCGACCTCAACGTGGGCCAGGACCGCCCGGATGCCTTTGAGCCGCCCAGGATGTTTGCACACAGAGACCTACCGTCGCCGCGGGCGGGCGAGATTCCGCCAGCGTTGTCACCTCTCGATGCCTTCGCGATGCAGTCGCGGGCGCTGCAGAGGAAGTTCAAGGAGCAGCAGGAGAATGGTAGGAGGATGAGCAGGCTGCCGCCCATGATGGTGCAGAAGGAGATCTCGAACAGGCCAGGCTATTTCCGAAGCATGAGCGGGGAGAGCAAGATGACAGATTTGATGGAGGGAGACGAGGAGTCGATGCCAGTGTCGTCGCACGGCAAGGTGCCAGAAACACGTCCTACAGACCAGAGACCGACGAACGAGAGGCCGGTGAGCTATTATCCCAGATTCAGCACTGCGACAGAGCCCGAGGAAGAGGAGCCACCAGTGCCGACTCCATTCTTCGATGCGCCTGGGCGACGCGCACAGACACCGCAACAAGCAGCAAAAGCAGCTGCAGACTACTTTGGCATCTCAGCGCCAAGAGCATCTTCGCCAGAACCCGTGGACTCGACCTTCGTCAATGTGCAGGCGCCGTCTCCAAACGACTACCCCAGTTTGACAAACAGCATCGATACCATTTCCTCGCATCCACGGACCATGACTATCGACTCGCAACGATCGAATCGCTCCAACACTCAAACATCAGAACGTGGTCTTGCCGTACCTCAATCGCCGCGGTGGCCCAGATCGCCGCGCAGCTTTCAGAGCATTCGTTCTGTGCCGCCCGACAGCGGCGATGAGGACGGCGCTTCGACAACAGGCTCTCATGCCGTGTCTTCGTCGCGAAAATTCTCCGGCAGCAGTGGCGTATCACGACCACAGTCTCCATTTTCACCATGGATGCAACCCGTACACAGATCACCTTCTATGACTTCGGAATATTCCATGAACGGCACGCAAACTCCGCAGCGACCAGTACAAAATTTCTCGAATTTCTCGCGGCCCATGAGTAGCTCTGGCAGCCGGCCCTCTTTTGACGCCAGACCTTCTCTGGATGGTCGCCCGTCGCTCGACAAACGACCAAATCTACCACTAAGGCAGGCGTCTGGTGCCAGCAATAGTACAGAGCATTCATCAAAGTCGCCACTATCACGACAAGCGTCTGCTGACGACTACGATGGGAACAAGGATGGCGAGTTCTCTGACATCCATACGCCCGCATTGCTCGAGCATTCACCCTCCTCCTTCGCGTTCCCAATTGACAAATCCGGTGATGACTCGGGCTCGCACATCTATGCCAAGTATGCTCTTCCACGTGGAAGGCATATCGATCGCGACTCGAAGGCATTTCGAGATTCATGGATTCAGAAGCAGTTCAAGTGGGACATGGAACATGGTGCATCCAGGCCGGTGCAGCACGAGAGGACTCATTCCGACAGTCCGGCATTGGAGCAAGCGCGTGAGCAGGCACGCGAGAGAGTCGCCAAAGCTCAAGCGGATCCTCGAGCTGAAACTCCTGATGTTTCTCGTCCCGGTCGAACTGTGGCAGCGGCGCCCAGTGAGATTAGAAGTCAATCTGTGGATCCTCGCGCGCTGGAGAAAGCGAGACAAGAAGCCATACATCGATCTTCGCCGTCTGTGAAGACGACCAGTACAGATCGCACCATCAAGGCGACCCCACTGCACAAGAAGTCCCCGTCAGCTGACTTGACACCGGAGGAACACCTCGAGATCGGGATTGCATGCCATGAGTCTGGAGAGACAAACAAGTCGACATACCATCTACGCCTCGCCGCCCTAGCTGGCCAACCGACTGGCATGCTACTGTACGCCATGGCGTGCAGACACGGCTGGGGAATGCGAGAGAATCCCGAAGAGGGTGTCAGATGGCTGCGCAAGGCTGTCGACATTACAGGCCTCGATGTCGCTGATGCTGAAGAGGGCATGAAGTCTCTGGATCTCGCTGAGCGCAAAAAGCGTAAGGCTCAGTTTGCCCTTGCAATCTATGAGCTTGGCACCAGTGCTAGACACGGCTGGGGTTGTCCCAAAGACAAAGCGCTGGCTGTTCGCTGCTTCGAGATTGCAGGTAGCTGGGGTGACGCAGATGCTTTGGCAGAGGCAGGCTACTGCTACACTGAGGGCGTCGGTGTCAAGAAAGACTACAAGAAGGCGGCTTCGTTCTACAGACAAGCCGAGAAGAAGGGGTATTCTATGGCTGGTAACAGCTG GATCTACAAAGAGAAATACCAAGATGACACCGAAACACAACCCAAAATGCCAGACACACCCAAGAAGCGACCCGGCACCTCGCACTCCTCGAAGACAGAGAAACCCGAGGAACGCGAATCTCGTAAAGACGACAAACCCGCTGGTCGACAACGATCCAGGAGTATATGGGGCAGATCCAAGAAGGAGAAGCCACCTTCCCTGCCCATCTGA
- a CDS encoding Major facilitator-type transporter ecdD has product MPVVIKPPPGTPGKAWPAIAVGLFVAFGGVLFGYDTGTIGGILAMPYWLKTFSTGYTNPKTGGPGITSSQQSEIVSLLSAGTFFGVSNPLGSTYSCGGASSVSKLLDRLVQTTARTTAPQQGVAGRD; this is encoded by the exons ATGCCTGTCGTCATCAAGCCTCCGCCTGGAACGCCTGGCAAAGCATGGCCGGCCATTGCAGTTGGCTTGTTCGTGGCCTTTGGAG GTGTGTTGTTTGGATATGACACTGGAACGATTGGTGGCATTTTGGC GATGCCATATTGGCTTAAGACGTTTTCTACCGGATACACCAACCCAAAGACCGGCGGACCTGGTATCACCTCCAGCCAGCAGTCAGAGATCGTATCACTTCTCTCTGCCGGTACATTCTTCGGCGTGAGTAATCCTTTGGGGAGTACATACAGTTGTGGTGGAGCTAGCAGTGTCTCAAAACTGCTTGATCGTCTCGTACAAACGACAGCACGCACGACAGCACCCCAACAAGGTGTCGCCGGGCGGGACTGA